A window of the Euwallacea similis isolate ESF13 chromosome 20, ESF131.1, whole genome shotgun sequence genome harbors these coding sequences:
- the GlnRS gene encoding probable glutamine--tRNA ligase isoform X1 — MSSDKDTLIALQTLGLSEQKAKETLKNPAVTKTLVSILQEVRGVALTDGTGTLLYHLATKLKPQIGHHLPMLIKYVVAKKLDNTLRVDKAIEFALSHISKIDSNDLEKYCGVGVVITPEEIEKCVEKHLKAVKAELIEKRYRFNAGPIMQKIREELLWADGKAVKNEIDLQILDLLGPKTEADLAPVSKSDKKMAKPGKGIEKVKLAEESKDGSLNQGLTILDVMRKINFHAPGENYKTEGYVVTSNTERLLKEHLKITGGKVRTRFPPEPNGILHIGHAKAININFGYAAASKGICFLRYDDTNPEKEEEKFFKGIYDIVTWLGEKPYKITHSSDYFEQLYEWAIKLINKGMAYVCHQTADEMKGFNPQPSPWRDRPIEESLQLFKDMKNGKIDEGAATLRMKITLEEGKLDPVAYRVRFIPHHRTGDKWCIYPTYDYTHCLCDSIENITHSLCTKEFQSRRSSYYWLCNALDIYCPVQWEYGRLNVNYTVVSKRKIAKLISEGIVKDWDDPRLFTLTALRRRGFPSEAINNFCAQLGVTGAQSTVDPSMLEAYVRDYLNNVAARQMVVLDPLKITIENYPYPGPKQLSVPDFPNKPESGNHNVIFDRVIYIEKSDFMEESDKGYRRLTKSQPVGLRHAGFVLDVTEVKKLPSGEVAEVVCKCSETEKGTVKPKAFIHWVADPIEIEVRLYSALFKHKNPEDINEVPNGFLSDCIPNSLQVLRSFADKSLKNAKILDRFQFERTGFFSIDPDTSGNKIVVNRTVGLKEDTGK; from the exons ATGAGTTCTGATAAGGACACTCTCATAGCCCTACAAACGTTAGGCCTGAGCGAACAGAAGGCCAAAGAAACCCTCAAGAATCCTGCAGTTACCAAGACCCTCGTTTCTATTTTACAAGAG GTTCGAGGGGTAGCCTTAACAGATGGAACAGGAACCCTTCTGTACCACTTGGCAACCAAGTTAAAACCTCAAATTGGCCATCATTTACCCATGTTAATTAAGTATGTAGTGGCCAAGAAACTGGACAACACCTTAAGGGTCGATAAAGCCATAGAATTTGCCCTTTCGCATATAAGTAAGATTGACAGTAATGACTTGGAAAAGTACTGTGGAGTTGGAGTGGTGATAACTCCAGAAGAAATTGAGAAGTGTGTTGAGAAGCATTTGAAAGCTGTTAAAGCAGAACTTATAGAGAAGCGATATCGATTTAATGCTGGGCCAATAATGCAGAAAATCAGAGAAGAGCTGCTGTGGGCTG ATGGCAAGGCTGTTAAGAACGAGATAGATTTGCAAATACTGGATCTATTGGGGCCTAAAACTGAGGCTGATTTGGCGCCGGTGTCAAAGAGTGATAAAAAGATGGCAAAACCAGGGAAGGGAATTGAGAAAGTGAAGCTTGCAGAGGAAAGTAAAG atGGGTCTTTGAACCAAGGGTTAACGATCCTGGATGTAATGAGGAAAATCAACTTTCACGCACCTGGCGAAAACTACAAAACTGAAGGGTATGTTGTAACCAGTAATACTGAGAGGCTTTTGAAAGAGCACTTAAAGATCACTGGCGGAAAG GTTAGAACTAGGTTCCCCCCTGAGCCCAATGGCATTCTGCATATTGGCCACGCCAAAGCTATCAATATCAACTTCGGTTATGCAGCTGCTAGCAAAGGCATATGTTTCCTGAGGTATGATGACACAAATCCAGAAAAAGAGgaagaaaaattcttcaagGGCATCTACGACATTGTAACCTGGTTGGGTGAG AAGCCCTATAAAATCACCCACTCCTCAGATTACTTCGAACAGCTGTACGAGTGGGCAATTAAGTTAATCAACAAGGGCATGGCCTATGTATGTCATCAGACAGCAGATGAAATGAAGGGTTTCAACCCACAACCCTCACCTTGGAGAGATCGCCCGATTGAAGAGAGTTTGCAACTTTTCAAGGACatgaaaaatggtaaaattgaTGAAGGAGCTGCCACTTTGCGTATGAAAATTACTCTAGAGGAAGGGAAACTTGATCCTGTGGCGTATAGGGTGCGTTTCATCCCGCATCATCGCACTGGAGACAAATGGTGCATTTACCCCACTTATGACTACACTCACTGTCTTTGCGACAGCATTGAAAATATCACGCATTCGTTATGCACTAAAGAGTTTCAGTCAAG GAGATCCAGTTACTATTGGTTGTGTAATGCTCTGGACATTTATTGCCCAGTCCAATGGGAATATGGCAGATTAAACGTTAATTATACAGTGGTGTCCAAGAGGAAGATTGCCAAGTTAATTTCCGAGGGGATTGTCAAGG ATTGGGACGATCCCAGGCTGTTCACTCTGACTGCACTGAGGAGGCGCGGGTTTCCTTCGGaggcaataaataatttctgcGCACAATTGGGAGTTACAGGGGCTCAGAGTACCGTGGATCCGTCCATGTTGGAAGCCTATGTTAGGGATTACTTGAATAACGTAGCTGCCAG ACAAATGGTGGTCCTAGATCCCCTGAAAATAACCATCGAAAACTACCCTTACCCCGGACCGAAACAACTGTCAGTGCCCGATTTTCCTAATAAGCCTGAATCAGGCAACCATAATGTAATTTTCGATCGTGTTATCTACATTGAAAAAAGCGATTTTATGGAG GAAAGTGACAAAGGTTATAGACGTCTCACAAAATCTCAGCCAGTAGGCCTACGACATGCTGGCTTCGTTCTTGATGTCACCGAAGTGAAAAAACTTCCATCGGGAGAGGTTGCAGAGGTCGTTTGTAAGTGCTCTGAAACCGAAAAAGGCACGGTTAAACCCAAAGCTTTTATTCACTGGGTGGCTGATCCCATTGAGATTGAAGTACGGCTTTATTCGGCTCT ATTTAAGCATAAAAACCCTGAAGATATCAACGAAGTTCCCAATGGGTTTTTGTCGGATTGTATTCCAAATTCGTTGCAGGTTTTGAGGAGTTTTGCAGACAAATCTTTGAAGAACGCTAAAATTTTGGATCGGTTCCAGTTTGAAAGAACTGGGTTTTTTTCCATTGATCCTGATACCAGCGGAAATAAG atTGTGGTAAATAGGACAGTGGGCCTTAAGGAAGACACCGGAAAGTAG
- the GlnRS gene encoding probable glutamine--tRNA ligase isoform X2: MSSDKDTLIALQTLGLSEQKAKETLKNPAVTKTLVSILQEVRGVALTDGTGTLLYHLATKLKPQIGHHLPMLIKYVVAKKLDNTLRVDKAIEFALSHISKIDSNDLEKYCGVGVVITPEEIEKCVEKHLKAVKAELIEKRYRFNAGPIMQKIREELLWADGKAVKNEIDLQILDLLGPKTEADLAPVSKSDKKMAKPGKGIEKVKLAEESKDGSLNQGLTILDVMRKINFHAPGENYKTEGYVVTSNTERLLKEHLKITGGKVRTRFPPEPNGILHIGHAKAININFGYAAASKGICFLRYDDTNPEKEEEKFFKGIYDIVTWLGYKPYKITHSSDYFEQLYEWAIKLINKGMAYVCHQTADEMKGFNPQPSPWRDRPIEESLQLFKDMKNGKIDEGAATLRMKITLEEGKLDPVAYRVRFIPHHRTGDKWCIYPTYDYTHCLCDSIENITHSLCTKEFQSRRSSYYWLCNALDIYCPVQWEYGRLNVNYTVVSKRKIAKLISEGIVKDWDDPRLFTLTALRRRGFPSEAINNFCAQLGVTGAQSTVDPSMLEAYVRDYLNNVAARQMVVLDPLKITIENYPYPGPKQLSVPDFPNKPESGNHNVIFDRVIYIEKSDFMEESDKGYRRLTKSQPVGLRHAGFVLDVTEVKKLPSGEVAEVVCKCSETEKGTVKPKAFIHWVADPIEIEVRLYSALFKHKNPEDINEVPNGFLSDCIPNSLQVLRSFADKSLKNAKILDRFQFERTGFFSIDPDTSGNKIVVNRTVGLKEDTGK; encoded by the exons ATGAGTTCTGATAAGGACACTCTCATAGCCCTACAAACGTTAGGCCTGAGCGAACAGAAGGCCAAAGAAACCCTCAAGAATCCTGCAGTTACCAAGACCCTCGTTTCTATTTTACAAGAG GTTCGAGGGGTAGCCTTAACAGATGGAACAGGAACCCTTCTGTACCACTTGGCAACCAAGTTAAAACCTCAAATTGGCCATCATTTACCCATGTTAATTAAGTATGTAGTGGCCAAGAAACTGGACAACACCTTAAGGGTCGATAAAGCCATAGAATTTGCCCTTTCGCATATAAGTAAGATTGACAGTAATGACTTGGAAAAGTACTGTGGAGTTGGAGTGGTGATAACTCCAGAAGAAATTGAGAAGTGTGTTGAGAAGCATTTGAAAGCTGTTAAAGCAGAACTTATAGAGAAGCGATATCGATTTAATGCTGGGCCAATAATGCAGAAAATCAGAGAAGAGCTGCTGTGGGCTG ATGGCAAGGCTGTTAAGAACGAGATAGATTTGCAAATACTGGATCTATTGGGGCCTAAAACTGAGGCTGATTTGGCGCCGGTGTCAAAGAGTGATAAAAAGATGGCAAAACCAGGGAAGGGAATTGAGAAAGTGAAGCTTGCAGAGGAAAGTAAAG atGGGTCTTTGAACCAAGGGTTAACGATCCTGGATGTAATGAGGAAAATCAACTTTCACGCACCTGGCGAAAACTACAAAACTGAAGGGTATGTTGTAACCAGTAATACTGAGAGGCTTTTGAAAGAGCACTTAAAGATCACTGGCGGAAAG GTTAGAACTAGGTTCCCCCCTGAGCCCAATGGCATTCTGCATATTGGCCACGCCAAAGCTATCAATATCAACTTCGGTTATGCAGCTGCTAGCAAAGGCATATGTTTCCTGAGGTATGATGACACAAATCCAGAAAAAGAGgaagaaaaattcttcaagGGCATCTACGACATTGTAACCTGGTTGG gCTACAAGCCCTATAAAATCACCCACTCCTCAGATTACTTCGAACAGCTGTACGAGTGGGCAATTAAGTTAATCAACAAGGGCATGGCCTATGTATGTCATCAGACAGCAGATGAAATGAAGGGTTTCAACCCACAACCCTCACCTTGGAGAGATCGCCCGATTGAAGAGAGTTTGCAACTTTTCAAGGACatgaaaaatggtaaaattgaTGAAGGAGCTGCCACTTTGCGTATGAAAATTACTCTAGAGGAAGGGAAACTTGATCCTGTGGCGTATAGGGTGCGTTTCATCCCGCATCATCGCACTGGAGACAAATGGTGCATTTACCCCACTTATGACTACACTCACTGTCTTTGCGACAGCATTGAAAATATCACGCATTCGTTATGCACTAAAGAGTTTCAGTCAAG GAGATCCAGTTACTATTGGTTGTGTAATGCTCTGGACATTTATTGCCCAGTCCAATGGGAATATGGCAGATTAAACGTTAATTATACAGTGGTGTCCAAGAGGAAGATTGCCAAGTTAATTTCCGAGGGGATTGTCAAGG ATTGGGACGATCCCAGGCTGTTCACTCTGACTGCACTGAGGAGGCGCGGGTTTCCTTCGGaggcaataaataatttctgcGCACAATTGGGAGTTACAGGGGCTCAGAGTACCGTGGATCCGTCCATGTTGGAAGCCTATGTTAGGGATTACTTGAATAACGTAGCTGCCAG ACAAATGGTGGTCCTAGATCCCCTGAAAATAACCATCGAAAACTACCCTTACCCCGGACCGAAACAACTGTCAGTGCCCGATTTTCCTAATAAGCCTGAATCAGGCAACCATAATGTAATTTTCGATCGTGTTATCTACATTGAAAAAAGCGATTTTATGGAG GAAAGTGACAAAGGTTATAGACGTCTCACAAAATCTCAGCCAGTAGGCCTACGACATGCTGGCTTCGTTCTTGATGTCACCGAAGTGAAAAAACTTCCATCGGGAGAGGTTGCAGAGGTCGTTTGTAAGTGCTCTGAAACCGAAAAAGGCACGGTTAAACCCAAAGCTTTTATTCACTGGGTGGCTGATCCCATTGAGATTGAAGTACGGCTTTATTCGGCTCT ATTTAAGCATAAAAACCCTGAAGATATCAACGAAGTTCCCAATGGGTTTTTGTCGGATTGTATTCCAAATTCGTTGCAGGTTTTGAGGAGTTTTGCAGACAAATCTTTGAAGAACGCTAAAATTTTGGATCGGTTCCAGTTTGAAAGAACTGGGTTTTTTTCCATTGATCCTGATACCAGCGGAAATAAG atTGTGGTAAATAGGACAGTGGGCCTTAAGGAAGACACCGGAAAGTAG
- the eIF6 gene encoding eukaryotic translation initiation factor 6, whose product MAVRTHFESKNEIGVFAKLTNAYCLASIGGSEIFYSTFESEMADTIPVVHASLAGCRIIGRMCAGNKKGLLVPNSTHDQELQHLRNALPDSVKVQRVEERLSALGNVVACNDYVALVHPDLDRETEEIIADTLGVEVFRQTIAGNVLVGSYCVLNNRGALVHPNTSIVDQEELSSLLQVPLVAGTVNCGSSVIGGGLVVNDWCAFTGMDTTATELAVIESVFRLNEAEPSKITQEMRATLIEGMS is encoded by the exons ATGGCAGTTCGTACACATTTCGAAAGCAAAAACGAGATAGGAGTGTTCGCTAAACTAACCAACGCCTATTGCCTGGCCAGTATAGGAGGATCCGAGATATTCTACAG TACTTTCGAATCAGAAATGGCAGACACAATCCCCGTAGTGCACGCCTCACTAGCAGGATGCAGGATAATCGGCCGCATGTGCGcaggaaataaaaaagggcTCCTTGTGCCCAACTCTACTCACGATCAAGAACTGCAACACCTCAGAAACGCCCTACCGGACTCAGTCAAAGTGCAGAGAGTGGAAGAAAGGCTCTCAGCTTTAGGGAATGTGGTTGCCTGTAATGATTATGTGGCCTTGGTTCATCCAGATTTAGATAGAGAGACTGAAGAAATAATTGCGGATACTTTAGGAGTAGAAGTATTCAGGCAAACCATAGCTGGGAACGTTTTAGTGGGGTCATACTGCGTTTTAAATAATCGAGGAGCTTTGGTGCATCCGAATACTAGCATAGTCGACCAAGAGGAGCTGTCTTCACTGCTCCAAGTCCCTTTAGTG GCAGGTACAGTAAACTGTGGCAGTTCAGTAATAGGGGGAGGCTTGGTTGTGAACGATTGGTGTGCCTTTACAGGCATGGACACCACAGCTACAGAGCTAGCCGTAATTGAATCAGTCTTCAGACTAAATGAAGCAGAACCCAGTAAAATTACACAAGAGATGCGAGCCACATTAATTGAGGG GATGTCGTAG